A segment of the Leptolyngbya sp. NIES-3755 genome:
TTCTTGCTGCAAGGACAGGTCGATGCAATTAGTGGATTTGCAACTTCGGCGCTTCCGGGTTTGCTCAAAGGTGGCAAAACACCGAATGACATCAACATTTTCTACTACACCGACAACGGGCTGGAGTTCTACGGCAATACGATTTTGGCGAAAGCGAGTTTTGTTGAGCAAAATCCCGACACGGTGAGAGCTTTCGTTAGAGCATATATGCGTGGACTTCAAGATACTTTAAGAGATCCGACAGCGGCACTAGATGCAGTGATGGCATCGGATGACTCGAAACTGATGGATCGTGAGGCTGAAAGAGTCCGTTTGCAGATCGCGCTCGATCGAATGTTGCTAAACCCAGAAGTGGAGAAACTTGGTTTGGGAGCGGCTGATCCCGACCGACTAGAACAAACTCTCAAGCAAACGGCTGAAGGCTTCGGATTGCAAACGACTCCAGCAGTGGCAGATATCTTTACCGATAAATTCTTGCCGCCAAAAGAGGAGCGGGCTGTCCCGACCGATCGCAAACCCCTTTCCTAAGATCAGTTCAGGCTAGGCAAATCGCTTAGCCTGTTCGCTTATTCACCCTACATTTTTTTGAAAATACTATGGCTCAGCCTCGCATCGATTCGCTGTCGATCGACTCTGATATGCAGAGCGAAACACCGCTGTTAGAGTTCGATAAAGTGGGTTTAGAGTATCCGTTTGAAGGATCAATGCGTCGGATTATCGATGAAGTGAGTCTTTCGATTAATCCTGGCGAATTCGTCTCGTTTGTCGGTCCTTCAGGTTGCGGAAAGACCTCGATTCTCCGAATGGTGTCGGGGCTGAATCCAGCTCCGATCGGGGAAATTCGCTATCGAGGAAAGCCGATCAAGAAGCCGCTTCGGAATACCGGGATTGCCTTTCAAAATCCAGTCTTGTTGCCGTGGCGCAATACTCTCGATAATGTGATGCTGCCTTTGGAAATCGTAGATCCGTATAAGAAAGATTTCCGCCAGCGTAAGGGCGAGTATGTTCGCATGGCGCAGGATCTCTTAGCGACGGTGCGACTACAGGATTTTCAGAAACAATATCCGTGGCAGTTATCCGGCGGGATGCGGCAGCGGGCTTCATTATGTCGATCGCTGATTCATAGTCCTGAAATTTTGCTATTGGATGAACCCTTTGGAGCGCTGGATGCGTTTACTCGCGAAGAAATGTGGGGAATGCTGCAAAATCTTTGGATGCGGGTGAAGTGCGTTGGTATTCTGATTACTCACGACTTGCGCGAAGCTGTGTTCTTATCCGATACGGTGTATGTGATGGGTCCACGTCCAAGTTCGATTATCTACAAAGTCAAGATCGAGCTACCACGTCCAAGAACATTAGAAATGGAACTGAGCGACGAGTTTAATCACTACTTTGCCAGCATTCGCCAACACATTCATCACAACTAACTATGGAAAAATTTCTGAAGTCAAAGTCGGCTGGTTTTGTGCTGCCGTTTGTTGCAACCATTTTGCTGTTTGTTCTGTGGGAATTAGCGGTAATTATCTTTAGGATTCCGCCGTTTAATTTACCTGCTCCCACGAATGTTTTGAATGCGTTGATCACTTTTGCGCCTCAGTTGACGGTGAATGCACTCCGAACGCTTTGGACCACGATGCTTGGATTTGCGATCGCGGTTGTCGTTGGTGTGATTCTAGGATTCATCATCGGTTACTCTAAGGTTGCTTATCTCACGTTGTATCCGTTGCTGGTTGCATTCAATACGATCCCGAAAGCAGCATTAGTTCCACTGTTAGCGATCTGGTTTGGGGCGAATGCGGTTCCAGCGACTTTGACGGCATTTTTGCTGGCATTTTTCCCGATCGCGGTAAACGTGGCACTCGGTTTAGATACGGTTGAACCGGAGATGAAAGATGTGCTGACAGCGCTTGGTGCAACTCAGGTCGAAACATTTCAAAAGGTGGG
Coding sequences within it:
- a CDS encoding ABC transporter ATP-binding protein (similar to AA sequence:cyanobase_aa:LBDG_44110); its protein translation is MAQPRIDSLSIDSDMQSETPLLEFDKVGLEYPFEGSMRRIIDEVSLSINPGEFVSFVGPSGCGKTSILRMVSGLNPAPIGEIRYRGKPIKKPLRNTGIAFQNPVLLPWRNTLDNVMLPLEIVDPYKKDFRQRKGEYVRMAQDLLATVRLQDFQKQYPWQLSGGMRQRASLCRSLIHSPEILLLDEPFGALDAFTREEMWGMLQNLWMRVKCVGILITHDLREAVFLSDTVYVMGPRPSSIIYKVKIELPRPRTLEMELSDEFNHYFASIRQHIHHN
- a CDS encoding ABC transporter permease (similar to AA sequence:cyanobase_aa:LBDG_44120); translated protein: MEKFLKSKSAGFVLPFVATILLFVLWELAVIIFRIPPFNLPAPTNVLNALITFAPQLTVNALRTLWTTMLGFAIAVVVGVILGFIIGYSKVAYLTLYPLLVAFNTIPKAALVPLLAIWFGANAVPATLTAFLLAFFPIAVNVALGLDTVEPEMKDVLTALGATQVETFQKVGWPHTLPYIFASLKIAASFAFIGAVISESVASNAGLGFLIVQATADFNVPLAFAALLILALMGVLLYCFFILVEKKVIYWAR